TAACGAAAGAATATCTCATCTAGGAATTGCGGATCGTAAATAAATAGTTGTTTTATCGTTGTCGTTTCCTTTAGAACACGGTTGACTTTTCACAACCAAAAAATTATCGGGTTTTGCGCGCTTTCTTTTCTTAGAAATCGTTCTTCCAACATGGATGGTTACGGATccttttctgtttttattcaattcgcTGTTTTCCCATTTTTATCCCAATCAATGTCTCGTTCATaggcgatttcttttttttttaaaacatttcttatACAGAGAGTGatagatttaaaagaatagCATTCGAACGCGAAGCAAAATCGTTTTGGTCTTGGACGCATCGTTCCTCTTTTGCGCAAATACAGCTTTCACTTCTCGCTGGCTCTTGCCATTTGCCCTTCAGCGTCGAGGACGTCACTGTCTGCGTTGAATTATcgcataatataattcttcgtcGAATAGtggaataagtaataattttgattataagttgataaaaatagaataaattttgtctATTTTCGTTAAGATCAACAATAGGATTTTTCTTCCAAGAGAGAAGTACGATTACtcaacgtttttttttcgagtctACGAACTTGCAAAGAATCAGAGGTCCGTGCAATACGTTCAGGAAGTTTCGCAACGAATGTTTCATCTCACGAAAGAATCGTACGTTGTGCGATCGACCTGATTTTCGGTGTCAGTTTCTTGAACAGTTCAAGTATCGCGAAGAACGACAACGAATGTAATCGGAAATAGACACGGAGAATGACGATAATGAAAGCGTTTGGAAATTTTCGGAAAAATAGTCGACGCAAAAAGCAGCGGCTAATCAAAGGGATTCACGGATGGAACAAACGATGaggatcgaatcgatcgatcgtataTGTACTTACATGGATCACGGATCGACGATCGTATCTACCTCCGCTCTGCGTCCAAAAACTTCCGCGCTATCtttcattctctttctttctctctttctctctttctctctccctcccttcctatTCCCTCCTTTCGTACTCTGGCATGCAACTAGCTCTCTCTTTACCGGTATAAGTAAGTATGTACCACATCGCTCGGTTGCCTCTACCATATAGATAAAGTATACGCACACACGCCGTTCCGtcccttctcttttctccaCCTTTCGCTCAATCGGTCTGCGAACCTTGCTACGTAGCTTTCCTTCCGCATACCAAAATTCCTGGGAAACGATGCTGAGAAAATAATTCCGAacgatgtaattttttttctctttcgctaGCGTTCTTTCGCCCGTTCTTTCTTCGGCTGGTTCGTTCGCTCCGTCGAATCCGACGATCGTCGAAGTTTTTGCGCTCTTACCAGCCAACACGCATGCGCACAGGTGCGAATGGAATAGGTGCGGCACACTGCACTTGCGCGACTGAGACTGACCTAGATGCCTCGCGAATAAAACACATCCGTATTTATTCTCGATATCCTACCGTTCTCTCGTGTATCTCCTAATATTAGTATCTCGAGTATCTCACAATACCcccttttcttcgattttttccttcctATAAATCATGATCTTTCCAAAATAAtgcgaaatatcgaaataatcgggttttcatagaaattcttttgaatttcgaTACGAAACGTTTACGCGGAAACGTGGGTTCGAACTAGGAGCATAAAACGACAAGACTTACCAACGTTCGGCCAACTCAAACGATAACCGGTTATGCGTTTTGTTCGCTCTCTTTCCGTGGAACTCGCCTTCGTTCTTGGATAACGTTTCGGACATTTGCTCTCGATCTTAAGATCGCGCATCTATCGCGCGTTTCGTGATCAGAGTTAACGATCCACGACCGATCTATCTTTTGAGTAAACGaacgaattttattcaaatttctctcCTTCATCTTCGTAAGCTTACGTACGTAAGTTAGAAATATGGGGAATTAGAGAACGTTACGCAAAAGGACGGACGAATCGATTCGTTCTTTCTTTGTCTTCGTGAATTCCTCGCGCGCGATGATCGAATTTCGGTCATGAAACACGTTCGCGGCTTCGAAAGCGAAGAGAGAACGCAGACGCGTACGGGCTGACAGTTATCGCGGCTTGTCCGCTCTCACCGGATATACCAGATCGAACTTGTCCGCGTTCTCCTAAGGGAAGACTTTCTTTTTCGCGCGTGGACCGCGACCTCGATCCGATTTcatctgtctctctctctctctctctctctctctctctctctctctctgtctctgtctCTGTCTCTGTCTCTGTCTCTGTCTCTGTCTCTGTCTACTTTCCACAAATTAGAAATGGATTAATATTATCGTACGATCTCGTGATAGTCAGcaaacatttttatcatctCGAATATGGATCGTCGATGGGCACCGATGAACGAACGAAGGTCAAAGAAGCGTGACGATCGAAGTCGAAGCTTTCTCTTCATATTGCGCAACGAGTTCGGGACGATTTATCCGCATTTCTCGTTACTGCATAAATTCGACCGCGATATACGAACTCGAATGCACGCGTAATCTATCGTTCGTTGGCCGGTCGATTTATTCGAACTCGAACCGATTCGAACCCGTTAGGCAAAACCGTTATCGTCGGTATCGAGCGTGGTTGTTGCTCTTCGCTTTGCTCGATTCGCTTCCGCGGGCAACGAGCGTTTCCTTCGCGCCTCTCGCAACTACTCCCCTCAAATTCCCGTCTCGAAACGAAACTACTTTTATCCACTCGAtcgtgaaatgaaaaatcgtgtcttcttcctttctttcttcctttctttttttttttttttttcacagaaGATGGAGGCTCGGTCGAGGTATCATCCGTAGTGATCGCGCAGGTGGGCAGTTCGCGCCAACATGGGCAACAATGGAAGCAGCTCTCGGGAACAACAGATCGGATCCGTGTGCTCGAACGGGGTGGATGGAACGAACGGTCATCACGGATGGTCCCAATCGTTCCCTCGAGAGTTGACGAGACACAGGTCGCAGCCGAGCGCCGCGCGGAAAGTTCTTCCCGAGCCGCCGGGTCAAAGGCTGCGCGCGACCGACAATGGGAGCATCATACACAACGGTGGAACGATCAGCGGCCGCAGACCGCCGACCTTCGCCTCGTCCCGCGATCTCGCCAAGGTAAAGGGTGTCCGTAAGTAAGAGGCGAAACGAAAACTCGCGAGCAGCTGGCCGCGATTCCCTTCATCTCTCGTCTCTCGTTGCAGCGCAACGATCATCCGCCTCCGTCGTTTCGAGAGAGGAGCGGCTCCGCCTCGAACCTCCTTCGACCCTGCTCCAGACGTATCGACCGCCACTATTATCGATCGAGTCGCGACTACCCGAGCGACGCGAGCGCTCCCACCCTCGATCCGAAGAAGTTCGGCAGCGAGCCCGATCTCCGCTCCGCGGACCTCGTCGAGCCGTCTGCTATGATGGTGGAAAGGGACGCCGTGGAAGCGGAAGCGTCGCGCCACCGCCACCACTACCACCACAACGGCAAAGACTCGAGGGAACGGCTCGTGGAGAGCGGATGCTCCAAGGCTAGGAAAAAGTACAAAGCTCCCGCCCCGCCCGCCTCCCCCCGTCTCCGCGCCAACGCCTCGCCTCCGACCGAAATCTCTCGCCCCCCGAGCCGAAACCTCGATCCTCGCCTCTGTACCCTCCACTCTCGAGCCGAGCATCAACCAGCCAACGAGCAACAATCGAATCGGCCCAAAGTCGAACCACCGCCCCGAAGATCTCGATTGTTCAAGACCCGCGCCGAGTCGAAGAGAGCGCAGATCGGTTGGCAGTTGGCAGCCGCCGACACGCGCGACCCGATCAACCTCGGCGACTCGCGTTCCGACAACGAGCTCGCGACCGAGGCGGCCGTCGAGAGTGATCGCCGCCGTATCCCGCCCAGACACTCCCGGCTCTCCGAGCATCATCACGGGAAGAGCAACACTCTTCAAAGAAGCATCAGCAATCCGGAATTCCAAGCCGAGTTGATTCGAGTCGCTAAAAAAGTACGCGATAAGTTGGACTCGAGCGGGTTGAAATTGACGGACGGGTCGATACGCGACACCCGATACGATCGAAAACTGCCCGCTTCTCGACCGAGCGGTAATAATCGGCGTAAACAAGTCGAACGCGGGAAGGAGAATCGGGAAGGCGGGGAGGAGGGATGCGCGCAGGGGCCAAGGTCGAGGGATCGTTTCGCGAGACACGAGATGGAATCGCAACGGGATCAATTTCGGGACGAGAACTCGGATTCTGACGGTTCGAAGCTCGCCACGGTCGATCGATCGCGAGAACGGACGAGTAACTCCGTCTCGAACGAACGATCAGCAGCAGGAGGGGGAGGACAGGACGAGGCGTAagtcgtttctttttcatcgcTTTTTTCCAATCCACCAATCACTCTTGTACTTGTCGTACTTACTTACTGGTTCCCGATTAGATTTGCTCCCATCACAGCGCAACCCGCAACTCCGAAAACTACTTTCTACTTCGGCATGAATGAACGTTTCTCGGGCGAATCCCGCAATGACGAGGATCGAGACGCGATCGCCCGAGAATTCCACACCGTTGCAGTATCCAAGCACTCGGATCGGGACCGTGGAGACGGCAGAACTTCCATGGACGGGATTCTCGACGACGTGGGCGAAGATAACGTGAGTTGCTCATCTCTTACCTTTTGTTTCGATCGACTCGATCAATCGAGTCCTTTTGCTTCCAGGAGAAAAACgtcgtggaaaatatttcgttgaaGTTGCGGCCAACCTTGCCGAAAAAGCAATTGGAAATCCCGCGATTCTCGCCATCCGCTGCCTGGAGATTGCTCTCCACGTTGGAAACTCCGGGTCCGAGCATGAGCACTGCCAGCGAAGAAATGCCGGTTTGaaatctccctctctctttctctctctctgtttatctatttatttatctatcggGTTGTCgggaaataatttcgttttttcataCGAGTACGTCGCTAGTCGAACGTTTATCCAGCTAACTTCATTCTAGAGTAGAAATCATTGGGTTGTTcggaaagtaatttcgttttttcacacGAGTGTCGCTAGTCGAACGTTTATCCAGCCAACTTCATTCTAGAGTAGAAATTATTGGGTTGTTtggaaagtaatttcgttttttcacacGAGTGTCGCTAGTCGCACGTTTATCCAGCCAACTTCGTTCTAAATCGTGTTGTTATTATGGTATTTTGAGAGTTGACATTTCAtggtttatttataagaaaaattagttCTATTCTGTACGTGTTTTACGTGTGGGATAACAAAGATGCAAAACCGAAAGGAGCATTTTCggcatattttacttttaagagTATGTAAAAGGTGTATTAACAATGCACCAATATCAAAgcttgttttcaaaatttcgttccgacATTAAAGATGCACCATGTTCTGGAAGACCGACCAGTCGAAGATCTAATGAAGACAAAATAAAGGCACCGATCAAAACGAACcgatgaataatgaaattgctACGGGAATTTGTCGAATTCTATTGTTCACGTGTTAAAAAAGTgcgtttcatttaaaaaaaaatgaaattattttttgaacaacTCAatatctctatctttctctatATTCTTCCTCCTTTGATACGGTCAAATCCTATCCACGATGAATCGATCCGTTGCAGGTGATGTTCGAGGAACGGATAGAGCGACTCTCGAGACCGCCCCCGCTTTTCCCACTCTCGTTGGGAGCGCGGAGTTGGCACGACAAGTCCGGTGATTCCGGGATATCGGGGGATGCCGGGGCCGGTAACGAAGACTCTTTTGACGTGAGCACGATCAACAGGGCGAAGACTACGGTGACCAGGCCGACTTGGACGCCGCAGCAGGACTTGGGAGAGGAATCGAGCAGCGACGCGGGCGTCgattctccccctcccctaccCACGCCGATGAAGTATCGTTCCCCACGGGGCCACGTGTTCTCCCTTTCGTTGCCCAGGGACGAAGCGAGGGCCTCGATGTGCCTCTGCCCGCCGGAGGCCAAGACCAGGGACGCGTTCGCCTTCAACTCCCTTCAAAAGTTGAAACGATCCGTGTCCGGAGCGTTCGGGATCGGGTCGCACGATCACACCACTCAcaggaaatataataatacccTCGACGACAATTGGCTCTTGTCCACCAGCGCGCCCACCTCCCTCCAACACTCTCGTCTTCGCCTCGACACCGCTCCTCCAATCTCTCCCACCGTTTGTCGCCCGTTCTCCCATCGACGCGTTCCCGCCGCGTGCCCGTGCGATAGCGAGAACGACGACaacgacggcgacgacgacgacgacgaagacgacgacgaggacgacgacgatgacgacgacgacgacgacgacgacgaggatgAAGACGACGAAGATGAGGAGGACGACCACGACCACGACGACGACCAGGACGACGAGAATGTCGCGCGCGATCGCGAGTCGTCGAAGAAGAGGCGAGACGAGGAAGACGAAGCGCGCGACAAAGCGAAGGAAAACGATTTCCCGGTAATCATGAAACCTCCGTCGTTCTCGTACTTGACACCCGGCGGTCACGTTATGTATCTGCCGGATACGAGCGAAACGGAACATCGAGTGCAAAATTTGAACGGTAGAAAGATTGGGGAAGAAGGTAGCGTAACGAGGCGGAAATTAAATAACGGGGAATCGATCGAACGCGAGATTGCCTCTTTCCGATTGAGCTCGTGCAAGAATGTTGGTCGAAACAAGGGCGATAAGGATGGCGGCGAGGATGGAAATGAGAGGAAGGAGCGGGGCGAAGAGGCGAAGAGGCGTAAGGAGAAGCGCAGGGACGAGATCGAGGATGCTTCGAATCGACGACGCGACGACAAAAGCTTGAAGAATCATCGTATGGACGAGAACGGTTGCAGGGAACGGAACGAGTTCTCAACTTGTCCCGAACCACCGAAACAAAGGAGAACGTTCTCACCGCCATCTACCAACGATCGTCCGTCGCAGATCCCATGGATATGCGACGCGAATGAAACGAAGTCGCAGCGAAAGAGCAATTCGCGGGGCAAAAGATTCACGTTTCAGTCGACGGTGAGGCAGATAGAGAGGCGGCGATTGGCGGAAAAATTATCGAGGGAGGCTGAGGCGAAGGAGCGTCAAAGGAAAGGTGAACTGGAGGCGATGCGAAAAGTGGAGGAAGAGTTTCAACGGAAACGCGCGAAGGAAAAGGCGAGTATCAGACAACAGTTGCGGCTGTTCAAAGAAATGGAAGAGAATTTCAAGTACGTATATTCCCACCGACCCAAATACACTATACGTTTTCTATTCTTATTTCGCGCTGTAACTCGATATCTCGTCCTCGTAGTAGCTTGCCAACGCCGCCGGATTGGGACGGTTCGCAGTTGTCTCGCGCGGATCCGGACGGTGCACCTTCCTCTACCGCATCCTCCCCCACTTCGTTGCCGAATGGGAACCCGCCGATAATCACGAGCACCGTCGGTAAACGCGGTGACACGGAACCGGCCAAGCAACCTCGTCCCGATTCCAAAGGCTATCGTCCAAAGTATTACGATTGGCCGCCGGATACCGTCAATCATTCGGATCACAAGCAAACCACCGTTCATCCCAAGATCGTTTGCGATATTCCCAAAAGCTCGCCCGTTTTCGTTCACGCGAATCTTCATCCTGGCAAGCCACCTGTCGTCTCCAATTCCACTCCAAAATCGGATAATTATAGGTGAGCTCGCGCCTATTGCGCCTATCATTATGCAACAGCGTCTAAGATTGATATttatctcttcttctctctctccgttcttgaatttttttctcgataggAAAGATTTCGCGCACGGTACAATGGTAACCAGAACTTCTTTCGCGAGTAGCGATAGCGAACTTTCGCAACCAAACACGAGGCCGCACTCCAGGGAGAACGGGATCAAGATAAAATCTCATCGGCCTAGGTAAGCTCCCGATAAAATCccagaaaattgtaaatgaaatCTACACCGAGACCGATTTCCATCCATCCTGTCGTTCACGCTTGTAATTCCGTAATTTGTTCCCGCTTCGCGATCGCTGATCGTCGcctatatatctatttttcatttcgtgcAGGTTTTAATCCGGGCATGTCGTAGAAATGTTAATCCTAACGCCTCTAGTCATCTAACAACGCTTCATTTTAAAGCTAAGTTAACCGTGCATGGATACCTCGATACCATGAGAA
This DNA window, taken from Apis cerana isolate GH-2021 linkage group LG5, AcerK_1.0, whole genome shotgun sequence, encodes the following:
- the LOC107998306 gene encoding uncharacterized protein LOC107998306 isoform X4, whose translation is MGNNGSSSREQQIGSVCSNGVDGTNGHHGWSQSFPRELTRHRSQPSAARKVLPEPPGQRLRATDNGSIIHNGGTISGRRPPTFASSRDLAKRNDHPPPSFRERSGSASNLLRPCSRRIDRHYYRSSRDYPSDASAPTLDPKKFGSEPDLRSADLVEPSAMMVERDAVEAEASRHRHHYHHNGKDSRERLVESGCSKARKKYKAPAPPASPRLRANASPPTEISRPPSRNLDPRLCTLHSRAEHQPANEQQSNRPKVEPPPRRSRLFKTRAESKRAQIGWQLAAADTRDPINLGDSRSDNELATEAAVESDRRRIPPRHSRLSEHHHGKSNTLQRSISNPEFQAELIRVAKKVRDKLDSSGLKLTDGSIRDTRYDRKLPASRPSGNNRRKQVERGKENREGGEEGCAQGPRSRDRFARHEMESQRDQFRDENSDSDGSKLATVDRSRERTSNSVSNERSAAGGGGQDEAFAPITAQPATPKTTFYFGMNERFSGESRNDEDRDAIAREFHTVAVSKHSDRDRGDGRTSMDGILDDVGEDNEKNVVENISLKLRPTLPKKQLEIPRFSPSAAWRLLSTLETPGPSMSTASEEMPVMFEERIERLSRPPPLFPLSLGARSWHDKSGDSGISGDAGAGNEDSFDVSTINRAKTTVTRPTWTPQQDLGEESSSDAGVDSPPPLPTPMKYRSPRGHVFSLSLPRDEARASMCLCPPEAKTRDAFAFNSLQKLKRSVSGAFGIGSHDHTTHRKYNNTLDDNWLLSTSAPTSLQHSRLRLDTAPPISPTVCRPFSHRRVPAACPCDSENDDNDGDDDDDEDDDEDDDDDDDDDDDDEDEDDEDEEDDHDHDDDQDDENVARDRESSKKRRDEEDEARDKAKENDFPVIMKPPSFSYLTPGGHVMYLPDTSETEHRVQNLNGRKIGEEGSVTRRKLNNGESIEREIASFRLSSCKNVGRNKGDKDGGEDGNERKERGEEAKRRKEKRRDEIEDASNRRRDDKSLKNHRMDENGCRERNEFSTCPEPPKQRRTFSPPSTNDRPSQIPWICDANETKSQRKSNSRGKRFTFQSTVRQIERRRLAEKLSREAEAKERQRKGELEAMRKVEEEFQRKRAKEKASIRQQLRLFKEMEENFNLPTPPDWDGSQLSRADPDGAPSSTASSPTSLPNGNPPIITSTVGKRGDTEPAKQPRPDSKGYRPKYYDWPPDTVNHSDHKQTTVHPKIVCDIPKSSPVFVHANLHPGKPPVVSNSTPKSDNYRKDFAHGTMVTRTSFASSDSELSQPNTRPHSRENGIKIKSHRPRF
- the LOC107998306 gene encoding uncharacterized protein LOC107998306 isoform X2 — its product is MGNNGSSSREQQIGSVCSNGVDGTNGHHGWSQSFPRELTRHRSQPSAARKVLPEPPGQRLRATDNGSIIHNGGTISGRRPPTFASSRDLAKRNDHPPPSFRERSGSASNLLRPCSRRIDRHYYRSSRDYPSDASAPTLDPKKFGSEPDLRSADLVEPSAMMVERDAVEAEASRHRHHYHHNGKDSRERLVESGCSKARKKYKAPAPPASPRLRANASPPTEISRPPSRNLDPRLCTLHSRAEHQPANEQQSNRPKVEPPPRRSRLFKTRAESKRAQIGWQLAAADTRDPINLGDSRSDNELATEAAVESDRRRIPPRHSRLSEHHHGKSNTLQRSISNPEFQAELIRVAKKVRDKLDSSGLKLTDGSIRDTRYDRKLPASRPSGNNRRKQVERGKENREGGEEGCAQGPRSRDRFARHEMESQRDQFRDENSDSDGSKLATVDRSRERTSNSVSNERSAAGGGGQDEAFAPITAQPATPKTTFYFGMNERFSGESRNDEDRDAIAREFHTVAVSKHSDRDRGDGRTSMDGILDDVGEDNEKNVVENISLKLRPTLPKKQLEIPRFSPSAAWRLLSTLETPGPSMSTASEEMPVMFEERIERLSRPPPLFPLSLGARSWHDKSGDSGISGDAGAGNEDSFDVSTINRAKTTVTRPTWTPQQDLGEESSSDAGVDSPPPLPTPMKYRSPRGHVFSLSLPRDEARASMCLCPPEAKTRDAFAFNSLQKLKRSVSGAFGIGSHDHTTHRKYNNTLDDNWLLSTSAPTSLQHSRLRLDTAPPISPTVCRPFSHRRVPAACPCDSENDDNDGDDDDDEDDDEDDDDDDDDDDDDEDEDDEDEEDDHDHDDDQDDENVARDRESSKKRRDEEDEARDKAKENDFPVIMKPPSFSYLTPGGHVMYLPDTSETEHRVQNLNGRKIGEEGSVTRRKLNNGESIEREIASFRLSSCKNVGRNKGDKDGGEDGNERKERGEEAKRRKEKRRDEIEDASNRRRDDKSLKNHRMDENGCRERNEFSTCPEPPKQRRTFSPPSTNDRPSQIPWICDANETKSQRKSNSRGKRFTFQSTVRQIERRRLAEKLSREAEAKERQRKGELEAMRKVEEEFQRKRAKEKASIRQQLRLFKEMEENFNLPTPPDWDGSQLSRADPDGAPSSTASSPTSLPNGNPPIITSTVGKRGDTEPAKQPRPDSKGYRPKYYDWPPDTVNHSDHKQTTVHPKIVCDIPKSSPVFVHANLHPGKPPVVSNSTPKSDNYRKDFAHGTMVTRTSFASSDSELSQPNTRPHSRENGIKIKSHRPRSTSPARSADVATSKEDLSQLIEPTEHPKNPAAHQLTSINGLQPFTKRKTYRPIFYNPCPTPPIPS
- the LOC107998306 gene encoding uncharacterized protein LOC107998306 isoform X1, which translates into the protein MGNNGSSSREQQIGSVCSNGVDGTNGHHGWSQSFPRELTRHRSQPSAARKVLPEPPGQRLRATDNGSIIHNGGTISGRRPPTFASSRDLAKRNDHPPPSFRERSGSASNLLRPCSRRIDRHYYRSSRDYPSDASAPTLDPKKFGSEPDLRSADLVEPSAMMVERDAVEAEASRHRHHYHHNGKDSRERLVESGCSKARKKYKAPAPPASPRLRANASPPTEISRPPSRNLDPRLCTLHSRAEHQPANEQQSNRPKVEPPPRRSRLFKTRAESKRAQIGWQLAAADTRDPINLGDSRSDNELATEAAVESDRRRIPPRHSRLSEHHHGKSNTLQRSISNPEFQAELIRVAKKVRDKLDSSGLKLTDGSIRDTRYDRKLPASRPSGNNRRKQVERGKENREGGEEGCAQGPRSRDRFARHEMESQRDQFRDENSDSDGSKLATVDRSRERTSNSVSNERSAAGGGGQDEAFAPITAQPATPKTTFYFGMNERFSGESRNDEDRDAIAREFHTVAVSKHSDRDRGDGRTSMDGILDDVGEDNEKNVVENISLKLRPTLPKKQLEIPRFSPSAAWRLLSTLETPGPSMSTASEEMPVMFEERIERLSRPPPLFPLSLGARSWHDKSGDSGISGDAGAGNEDSFDVSTINRAKTTVTRPTWTPQQDLGEESSSDAGVDSPPPLPTPMKYRSPRGHVFSLSLPRDEARASMCLCPPEAKTRDAFAFNSLQKLKRSVSGAFGIGSHDHTTHRKYNNTLDDNWLLSTSAPTSLQHSRLRLDTAPPISPTVCRPFSHRRVPAACPCDSENDDNDGDDDDDEDDDEDDDDDDDDDDDDEDEDDEDEEDDHDHDDDQDDENVARDRESSKKRRDEEDEARDKAKENDFPVIMKPPSFSYLTPGGHVMYLPDTSETEHRVQNLNGRKIGEEGSVTRRKLNNGESIEREIASFRLSSCKNVGRNKGDKDGGEDGNERKERGEEAKRRKEKRRDEIEDASNRRRDDKSLKNHRMDENGCRERNEFSTCPEPPKQRRTFSPPSTNDRPSQIPWICDANETKSQRKSNSRGKRFTFQSTVRQIERRRLAEKLSREAEAKERQRKGELEAMRKVEEEFQRKRAKEKASIRQQLRLFKEMEENFNSLPTPPDWDGSQLSRADPDGAPSSTASSPTSLPNGNPPIITSTVGKRGDTEPAKQPRPDSKGYRPKYYDWPPDTVNHSDHKQTTVHPKIVCDIPKSSPVFVHANLHPGKPPVVSNSTPKSDNYRKDFAHGTMVTRTSFASSDSELSQPNTRPHSRENGIKIKSHRPRSTSPARSADVATSKEDLSQLIEPTEHPKNPAAHQLTSINGLQPFTKRKTYRPIFYNPCPTPPIPS
- the LOC107998306 gene encoding uncharacterized protein LOC107998306 isoform X3, whose protein sequence is MGNNGSSSREQQIGSVCSNGVDGTNGHHGWSQSFPRELTRHRSQPSAARKVLPEPPGQRLRATDNGSIIHNGGTISGRRPPTFASSRDLAKRNDHPPPSFRERSGSASNLLRPCSRRIDRHYYRSSRDYPSDASAPTLDPKKFGSEPDLRSADLVEPSAMMVERDAVEAEASRHRHHYHHNGKDSRERLVESGCSKARKKYKAPAPPASPRLRANASPPTEISRPPSRNLDPRLCTLHSRAEHQPANEQQSNRPKVEPPPRRSRLFKTRAESKRAQIGWQLAAADTRDPINLGDSRSDNELATEAAVESDRRRIPPRHSRLSEHHHGKSNTLQRSISNPEFQAELIRVAKKVRDKLDSSGLKLTDGSIRDTRYDRKLPASRPSGNNRRKQVERGKENREGGEEGCAQGPRSRDRFARHEMESQRDQFRDENSDSDGSKLATVDRSRERTSNSVSNERSAAGGGGQDEAFAPITAQPATPKTTFYFGMNERFSGESRNDEDRDAIAREFHTVAVSKHSDRDRGDGRTSMDGILDDVGEDNEKNVVENISLKLRPTLPKKQLEIPRFSPSAAWRLLSTLETPGPSMSTASEEMPVMFEERIERLSRPPPLFPLSLGARSWHDKSGDSGISGDAGAGNEDSFDVSTINRAKTTVTRPTWTPQQDLGEESSSDAGVDSPPPLPTPMKYRSPRGHVFSLSLPRDEARASMCLCPPEAKTRDAFAFNSLQKLKRSVSGAFGIGSHDHTTHRKYNNTLDDNWLLSTSAPTSLQHSRLRLDTAPPISPTVCRPFSHRRVPAACPCDSENDDNDGDDDDDEDDDEDDDDDDDDDDDDEDEDDEDEEDDHDHDDDQDDENVARDRESSKKRRDEEDEARDKAKENDFPVIMKPPSFSYLTPGGHVMYLPDTSETEHRVQNLNGRKIGEEGSVTRRKLNNGESIEREIASFRLSSCKNVGRNKGDKDGGEDGNERKERGEEAKRRKEKRRDEIEDASNRRRDDKSLKNHRMDENGCRERNEFSTCPEPPKQRRTFSPPSTNDRPSQIPWICDANETKSQRKSNSRGKRFTFQSTVRQIERRRLAEKLSREAEAKERQRKGELEAMRKVEEEFQRKRAKEKASIRQQLRLFKEMEENFNSLPTPPDWDGSQLSRADPDGAPSSTASSPTSLPNGNPPIITSTVGKRGDTEPAKQPRPDSKGYRPKYYDWPPDTVNHSDHKQTTVHPKIVCDIPKSSPVFVHANLHPGKPPVVSNSTPKSDNYRKDFAHGTMVTRTSFASSDSELSQPNTRPHSRENGIKIKSHRPRF
- the LOC107998306 gene encoding uncharacterized protein LOC107998306 isoform X5, with the protein product MMVERDAVEAEASRHRHHYHHNGKDSRERLVESGCSKARKKYKAPAPPASPRLRANASPPTEISRPPSRNLDPRLCTLHSRAEHQPANEQQSNRPKVEPPPRRSRLFKTRAESKRAQIGWQLAAADTRDPINLGDSRSDNELATEAAVESDRRRIPPRHSRLSEHHHGKSNTLQRSISNPEFQAELIRVAKKVRDKLDSSGLKLTDGSIRDTRYDRKLPASRPSGNNRRKQVERGKENREGGEEGCAQGPRSRDRFARHEMESQRDQFRDENSDSDGSKLATVDRSRERTSNSVSNERSAAGGGGQDEAFAPITAQPATPKTTFYFGMNERFSGESRNDEDRDAIAREFHTVAVSKHSDRDRGDGRTSMDGILDDVGEDNEKNVVENISLKLRPTLPKKQLEIPRFSPSAAWRLLSTLETPGPSMSTASEEMPVMFEERIERLSRPPPLFPLSLGARSWHDKSGDSGISGDAGAGNEDSFDVSTINRAKTTVTRPTWTPQQDLGEESSSDAGVDSPPPLPTPMKYRSPRGHVFSLSLPRDEARASMCLCPPEAKTRDAFAFNSLQKLKRSVSGAFGIGSHDHTTHRKYNNTLDDNWLLSTSAPTSLQHSRLRLDTAPPISPTVCRPFSHRRVPAACPCDSENDDNDGDDDDDEDDDEDDDDDDDDDDDDEDEDDEDEEDDHDHDDDQDDENVARDRESSKKRRDEEDEARDKAKENDFPVIMKPPSFSYLTPGGHVMYLPDTSETEHRVQNLNGRKIGEEGSVTRRKLNNGESIEREIASFRLSSCKNVGRNKGDKDGGEDGNERKERGEEAKRRKEKRRDEIEDASNRRRDDKSLKNHRMDENGCRERNEFSTCPEPPKQRRTFSPPSTNDRPSQIPWICDANETKSQRKSNSRGKRFTFQSTVRQIERRRLAEKLSREAEAKERQRKGELEAMRKVEEEFQRKRAKEKASIRQQLRLFKEMEENFNSLPTPPDWDGSQLSRADPDGAPSSTASSPTSLPNGNPPIITSTVGKRGDTEPAKQPRPDSKGYRPKYYDWPPDTVNHSDHKQTTVHPKIVCDIPKSSPVFVHANLHPGKPPVVSNSTPKSDNYRKDFAHGTMVTRTSFASSDSELSQPNTRPHSRENGIKIKSHRPRSTSPARSADVATSKEDLSQLIEPTEHPKNPAAHQLTSINGLQPFTKRKTYRPIFYNPCPTPPIPS